The following is a genomic window from Miscanthus floridulus cultivar M001 chromosome 14, ASM1932011v1, whole genome shotgun sequence.
GAAGCTGCAAGGACTGGACAGATTAAAGAAGTTGAACGTGTAACCAGAGAGTCTAGCTTCTGAGATGCTGAGAAGATAAAGAACTTTTTGATGGAGCAAAACTACCTGATGCCCGTCCACTGATTAATGTTTGTAACCGCTTTGGTTTTGTGCCAGATCTCACTCACTATCTGTACACAAACAACATGCTTATTATCTTATATTTCTGGTATTTAGTAATTTGCCAACCTTTCTTTATCTAATCTGTCCAGGTTGTTGGTAATGAAAATGCATCAACCCTTATTTGTTTCACCTCAAAGACAACTAATTCTGGACAGATCACTTCAAAGTTGCATGTTATTGAACTGGTTGCACAGCCAGGTTTGTATTTAAAATCATCAAATTGATTTTGTTTTTTGTTCTTTCTAGTGCTACATCTCAAACTTCTCGTATTGCACTGGTTATTTTTCTATGTGGGCTTCATTTTTCTGTTGAAAGACATTGCAGTATACTGATATCACCATTGTTCTTATTGATTGTTTGGTTGTAGGGAAACCTGGCTTTTCTAAGAAACAAGCTGACCTCTTCTTCCCACCAGATTTCCAGGATGATTTTCTTGTAGCTATGCAGGCGAGCATCTTATGGAAGAAAAAAAATGTGCACTTCGTAGGCGAAAGATGTGCAATTGTTAGAACATCACATCATGGATCTAATATGTTTTTACTCCTTTTCTGCTGCAAGTTCCACAAAAGTATGGGCTTATCTATGTAATTACAAAGCTTGGCCTTTTGTTTGTATATGACTTGGAAACTGCCGCTGCAGTTTACAGAAATAGAATCAGTCCAGACCCTATATTCTTGACGGCAGAATCTTCTGCTACTGGTGGATTTTGCCATCAACAGAAGAGGGCAGGTTTTACAAGCCACAGTTAATGACGCGACTGTTGTACCTTTTTTCAGAGGCCAAGTATTTTTTCTACACTTTCTGGACTTCCTTCCCTAATCTATGCATTAGTTAATTCTTTTAACTCAACTTCGATATGCAGTTAAACAACCTTGAGCTTGCTGTGAATCTGGCCAAGAGAGCTAATCTTGCTTCCTGGTGCTGAGAACTTGGTAAGCTCTATTACTAAGATGGTTTATGTGGATGTTGTTATGTTGATGGTACTTATCTTGGCTGCACTGATGCTTATTTGTTTGCCTAGTTTCTCTGTGCCGCCTTTTTTCTGTGTCTAGTAATGTATTTTCTACTGTAAACTACAGTACTGCTCCTTGCTATACCACTGAATTATGCGACCCTAATTTTCTTGAGAGTCAGGAGGGGCAAGTCTCTATCGATTATTATGTATTTATAATTACAATGAAAAGGTGGAAGCAAACTAACAAAGTTGTGTTCAGTAAGGCAAAAAGGAACAACTAGAACCTAATTTATTTGAATTTTATATCTTGTGAAAATGTTTGCTTCATCAGTCCGTATAACAGTTTTCAGTCCCAGATTTATTTATATAGATTGAAACACCAATAGTTGAACAATTGGGGGTATGGAAACAGCTGATTTTTTTCTTCATCATTGACATTGCTGGATGGGTGCTTGTGGCTTATGCTACTTGTACTTTGGTGAAATGGTGATTCCCATGAGCTATATGCATGTACCAAATTCTTTTTACCAATAACGTGCTCAGGGATTTATAAATGTACACACAAATGTTTTTTCCCATTTTCTCTCTCTTGTAAACTACTACGTCCATTTGTCTTTAGTAGGCATGTTAGGATCTGAAAAAGTCTTTAGAGATATACTTGATCACCAATTTATCTTACAATATATCATCAATTGCTACAAAATCAATGTCGTAGTGAAAGATATTTGAAATACGGACCTGTTCCATTAACTTTTATGAACTAACCATGCACATAATTTCACTTATTTTTAGTCAACTTTATGAAGTTTGACTTATTGTTGGTCGAATTTATGAAGTTTGACTTTTGAAAATCTAACAAGCCTAGTAAAAATGAACTGAGGGAGTATCTCTGAAAAACTGGAGCTTCAAAATCACGTACTAGATGCTCATGAGCTTTTCATAGAAACTACTTTTCATACATATTATGTTCCCAAACTTCTTTCACCATTATCCTTGCAGCCATTTAAATGTTGATGCCCTATACTGTTTGTGGAGGTTACAAACTGTGTAGTCGAACTTATGTGTGTCTGTAAGGGTTTTCATGGAATTCTGAATTGTATTGCAGGTTGTGCAAAGTTTCTAGGAACCGTTTGAACAGACAAAATCCAAGGAAGCAGCTGAGCTGGCTGCAGAATTTCCCCATACGAGTGCGCTCCGCCCCATCTCTGCGCCCGCCGGTCCTTcccctgaccccctcctctctctctccgacTCTCTGCGCGGGTGACACACGGGAGTCGGGATGAGGAGCTGAGGATGAGCACGCCCCCAGCGTGCCCCGACCTGCAGCACCCCCGACTGTCGGCCCCAGCCCCCGTCCACCGCTGCGTGCCCCGCCCGCCGCCCCCAGCcgaacaacataaaacacttgcaatatgaatgcaacataagactcaaaacagatgaaatatttggaaacatgctcttgcaacatgtgtgtgaaacacacGAAACATCCagaataaaatacttgcaacataaaacaacttgctgcaacataagactaaaacaactgaaatatttggaacatattgttgcaacatatgcaacatctagataaaaacgATTGCATAATACATctggaaatagatgaaacattttaaaCAAACTCTTGCaatatgcctctgaaacacttacaacatatgcaacatcattcgatctacttttgcaacatcaagatgaaacaattgcaatatGCATCGAAAACGactgaaacacctaaaacatacatatgcaacataggggaggggaaggcCAGGCCGGTCGATTCTAGCAGTTGGGGTCGGAGCCACCGGCGAGCCGCGGCGCGTGAGCACCACCACACCGCCCGCACTCGTAGGTGCCCTTGGCTCGGACGGAGAAGACCTGAGGCACCACGGCACATGCACCCCGGcgcccatggcggggtcagcggcGTGCGCGACGACGATGGGACACGGACGGACGAATGGCGAGGGAGCGAGTGGCACTAGTGTCTGGGACGGGCGCGCGGCACGGCCGGCAATGGGGCGTGGGGCGATGGGGCACGGCGCGACAGCCAACGAACGCGCGGCAGGGGGAGGAGCGCAGACAATGAGCGGCCACGCTGCTTCGGGACCAGGCAGATAAGCACGAAGGAGTGGGTGCGGGTGGAGAAGCACGATGGAGTAGGGATTTTATTTTTTGTTTGGGGCCCACTCCTAGGGAGCCGCGTCCGGACAGGAGTCACGGACGGATGCACTGAGTTGGATGAGCAAATCTCTTGTCCTGTGTCTAATGATGAAAAAACATACCAGTTCTAGTATTGGGTGAGCAATTACAATTAGTCAGCACTGCAAGTTTTTCAGGAGATGCTCACACAGAAGTGAAAACGTCTAATCAATTATAGGCTCCCTAGCCACCAGGAACAGATTCAGCATTTGCCATTTAGCTACATTCAGTTTCAAGGGTGCCACGAAGCACAGATTCAGCATTTGCCATTTGCCATTTAGCTACATTCAGTTTCAAGGGTGCCACCAGGCACAGATTCAGCATTTGCCATTGAGCTACATTCAGTTTCAACAAGTAAACCAAATTCAGAAAGCTGAAACCAGACAATTGCTTTAGGTTCAACCCTCCGTCGCACATACAAATACCCACTGAATCTCAGAAACAATCACATGGAGAGAATCAATTCCTTACAAGAGTAGGTTACCAATCGATCAACCTCTTAAGTGACACCTTGTTGATATGATATCTTTCAACGGTTGAGTAAAGATGGGACAGAACGAGGAAATACACTAGCAAAATTTCTGCAGATAGCATCTTCCTAATTTCCAACCCTCACTGGTACATGGCCACACACAGACTACCAAACACTGTCTCAGTCAAGACAGCAAAGTGCGCCCTTGTATACAGAAAACACAAGCTTAAGAGGAATCATCAGCTCCTAGGTGCATCAAGCCTTCTTTGTAAACTTCAAACTCATCACACGACCAGCGGCACACAAGGTATAGACGGAATGTTGCCATCTGTATTCCAAGCAACCGCTGCAAGAAAGAGAAATCAAAGGGGGCTCAATGCAATGAAATAGAAAAGCATAAAATGGGGCAGGTTTTGGTTTCAATGCAAAAAGGCCACATGCCTTCCAAAAGTTGCAATAGAGATGATACTGGACTACTGGAACACCTTATGCACAGCAGATTTCAGTAATGAGCGAATAGTTGTCAATCGATAAGTTTTGCAAATTGCAACAGATATAATTTAATGGGGTGGGAATGCAATTCTGGGCAAATTAAAAGATGCTTCCTTTAGATTGATCAAAGTTACATAGCGAATTATGACATATATTCTAAATCAAACATATGACAACCATCGCATAGTAATTCATACCAGAGTCTGTGCTGCTTCTGGTGAAAGGGGCTTTCCTTCCTCACAAACTACATGGTCTGCAACCAACTCTACAACACCTGCACCAACAATGGTAGACTTTTTAATAACACTTTTCGTGGCAGATTTCAAGCATTTGTGTAACGCAGGGGAGACTACAAACCTTTGTTCAAGCGAACTGGAAGTCCTTGCTTCCGTAGAAAGGGCTCCATCTCATGTGTGAACTGTTCCAGAGGACCTTCCTTAAGCTCCACCTGAGGCATTGTAAATGTTATTAAAAAAATGGTGTAAATTTGGTGAAACACATTATACAAGAAACTAAAAATGGCATTAACATCAAGAATAAAAACACCTGAAGCAGGCTAAGGAGCGATTGCAAATAAGTTTCATTGTCAAAGTACTGTTACCCTGGTGTGAGTGATACTGATACGATCAGTATATATTGGTAATACATTAACACAAAGAGCCTAAACTTGACATTGGTCATGAACATGAACATGGTCTTCCTGTCTATTTGAAGAAACCAGGGATATAcatgaaaagcaaaactagaataccgTCTCTGTCGCAGTACTTCCTGTCCTTGCAAAATCATGCTCCTCAAATTCTCGAAACATCCTGCCATTAAGATATATAACCGTATCAATATTTATGTAGGCTAAAACAAGAAATGTAAGTAATGGTGATGGCATACGGATATTACCTCCCAACATCATCCCTTGGAAGATTGGTAAAGAACAGACCAGAGTCACCTTGAAGGAACTAAACACAGCGAAGTTACTTTCATCAAAACCTCATATTAGTGGTCTGGAAATTGGCATACAGTGCCTACTGAATTCTGAAAAGGAAGAGCTCACCTTGGAAAGTTTGTGGAGGCCTGTTTTAGCTTCATCAGCAGGTGAACGCCCCAATGCTATCTGCATGACCTTCTTTCCAGCCAGAAATATCCTGGAACAGAAAATGCTGCAGCTATCAAACAAGTGGGAGCTAAGCCTTATTAGCAATTTAAAGGGTTCAGCTAGCATTGTGCCCTTGTAATAGGAGCAATGTGTTCCATTCCAGGGGTGCACTATTTATTTAGCATATAATATAACAAATTTTGTTGATACGTGTAAGGTGTGGAGCAGTTGAATATTGCTTGGAAGGGTAAAATGGATGACCAAAGCAGAACCAAAATTAGGCCCTGTCCACTGCAGCATTCAGACAGATGGAACAACATTGCAGAAGACATGTGGGCGCCGTACCTGCTAGAGGATTTGAGCTGCTCCCTAAGGTCCTTGAGCTTCTGATTCCTCATGTTATCGTAGGTGAAAACATAGACGCTGCTGTATTTGTCGATAGCATCTTTGATCTCGGCGACTACTTTGCCCTTGCGCTCTAAACCTGGCTTCTTCTTGGTCTTTGATAAGGTCACTGCGTCCAGCGAGCAGAGAGTCGGTGTGAATTAGCATAATTTACAGCAAGGCTGTTGTGCAAGCTAAGTATATTTGTTGTTTGAAAGCTTGTAAGTATTTGCTCCGCTCTTGATCACTATAGAGaagtaaaaaaaaagaagaaggaaaaaaaagatgCAAAAGGGGAAAATTACCAAACAAAATTTGGTGCGAATACGAATGCACAGAAAAGACAACTCTTTTCAGAAAGCACAAATTTGTACAGGCAACAGCAATCGGCGAGCCCACAAGCGAGAAACGTACAAGGAACCGCTACAATGTTACACGGAACTAGCTCCCGCCCCAGGTCAAGTAGCATAACATGGTGCATCCCCTCCATGGAACACCGCGCAGTGGTGTTGAGGCTAGGCAGGCAACGACGCCAGAGAGGTCGAGGGACGgaagggggaggaggagaagCTGAAAGGGTGGGAGCTCACCTGGGCGGTTGCGCTTGGATTTCGGCATCGCCCGTCCACTCCCctgagctgcggcggcggcgaaaGCTACGGCGGCGGCTTGCGTTCTTGTCTGGTGAAGACCGTGAGAGAAGGAGATGACGGCTTCCTTCCTCTTCGCGCCTGAACTGGGCTTGGCCCATCATTATTTGAAGCATCAGACAAAAGTGTTACAGCCCAACCTCCAGATCGTGCACTTTGCAATCTTTCTACGGTAGTGTAGTAATGATGATCGTGCTTTGGTTTGAAATGATCGTGTATTCGTGTTTTTATATTACTCGATAATAATGTCATCAAGGGAATAACAGGCACTACATTATATATATACCGCGCCGATTTTTGCTTGAAATCATCAGTAGCGTCACTGGAATAATCGATACTACACTGTATTGTATCTGTATCTTACTTTCATTTCAGAACAAAAGTTTTTGCAAGTAACAAAAAGGGTtatatagggggggggggggggggggggggggggggggggcagtgtCCCCAAAACCTCTAATAATTCATCAATATTAGCAATTATTAGGCCATCCATGTTCTTATCTTTGGACTAATACTATTGCATTTTCAGAACAAAAGTTTTTGCAAGTATATTTCTTGGTGAAAACATCATAATAGTTATCACCAAATTTATATTACGGCCAAGAATGTTTAACCTGACTTTTCAGCCATCCAAAGTTATTACAATAGAGAAGCTTATCACACAGCGCACACAAAAAATTTGTATATGCATGTGTGCGTGCGTGTAGATGTGACAATGGTTATGTATTCTTCCATGACTAATCTTTTCGAAATTATGGTCCGATCGATAGGCTGACTAAAATTAGTGACATGTGAGAACAGAATTATGGAATGGCGGGTGAAAAAATCTCAGTTTTTTTTGTCCTACCGTGAAACCATTACTGGACTACCTTTTGCAAAGCCTCCTCATTTGTGCTTATATATGGAGGATGAAGATCCTAATTAACTCGTATTTTGGCTAAAAGTGATTTGGCCACTGTGACAGTAACAAGACACTAATACTACAAAGCTAATGAATATAGAGTCAATTCCAAATTAACCAAACTGGCCTATTAGCTCAGTTGGTTAGAGCGTCGTGCTAATAATGTGAAGGTCGTAGGTTGAGACCTTCATGggctagattttttttttttttttttttttgatttcaTGCCTGAAAGGTCAACTATGGAAGCCATTTTTTTAATTAGACAAGTTAtgaagcggtatagggagaagaagaaggacctacacatggtttttattgacttggagaaggcttatgataaaataccaaggaatattatatggtgggctttggacaaatataaagtcccaacgaagtacgtcgggctcattaaggacatgtacaacaatgttgtgattagagttcgaacaagtgatggagacacggatgacttcccgattaggatatgactacatcaaaggtcagctttgagcccttatttgtttgccttagtgatggatgaggtcacaagggacatacaaggggacatcccttgttgtatgcttttcgcggacgatgtagtgctagttgatgaaagccggacaagaGTGAattagaaactggagttatggcgggagactttggagtccaaaggttttagactcagtaaaactaaaactgagtatatgagatgtgacttgggtactactattcgggaggaggaagatattagtttggaaggtcaagtagtgcctaggaaggatacctttcgatatttaggatcaatgctacagagagacggggatattgatgaagatgttagccatagaatcaaagcaggatggatgaagtgtcggcaagcatctggtgtcctatgtgacaaaagggtaccacagaagctaaaaggcaagttttatagaacggtgattagacctgctatgttgtatgatgcagaatgttggcctacgaaaagacgacatgttcaacagataagtgtcgcggaaatgcgtatgttgcgttggatttgcggtcatacaagaagggatcgaattcggaacgatgatatacgtgatagattaggggtagcaccaattgaagaaaagcttgtccaacaccggttgagatggtttggacatgtccaacggagacctccagaggcaccggccaggatagtaacgtgaagagaggcagaggaagtccgaagttgacttaggtagagacaataaaaggagacttgaaagaatggaatatacccaaagacttaaccttagataggagtgcttggaagacagctattcacgtgcctgaaccttgattgcttctgctgggtttcaactctatcctaccccaacttgtttgggacttaaaggctttgttgttgttgttgttttatttttttccttttttccaaaaagatatttttttctcaatttcaattcttttttcaACTTGGCCAATCACATGACTTTCTTCCCTATAAACTTGGCCAATCACaactttatttttttgtttttattctttttcctttttccagaAAGATATTTTTTCTCAATTTCAATTCCTTTTTCAACTTGGCCAATCACATgactttgtttttttatttttattctttttcctttttttccagaaagatatttttttctcaatttcaattcttttttcaACTTGGCCAATCACATGACTTTCTTCCTTACGAGAACTCTGacaattttttttattctttttcctttttttccagaaagatattttttttctcaatttCAATTCCTTTTCAACTTGGCCAATCACATGACTTTCTTCCTTACAAACTTGGCCAATCACATGATTTTCTTCCTTACGAGAACTCTGACAAATTCTTGGTGATTGAATgtgttgttttgttttcttttactCACGCTGTACATCACAACAAGCCACTAAGTATTCAAGTTTCTGAACGCATCACAAAATGCAATGCCAACTCTGTTGCAGTTTCCACCTACTTATGAGCTCCTGCTCTCTTTTCCTGAATATAAACTTATTCCCGTTTTTCCTCTTTCTTTATCTTTCTTAATAATTGTCAAGTTACAAGAATGTCTGCTTAGACAGAAAAATGGTTACAAGACaagatacacacacacacacacacacatcaggATTGAAGCACTCCTCTCTCTGCACTTTCTCCTCAACTCTGCTCCTGGACTGTGGCTACTTGTttcagctgctgctgctcctgctgccTGCAAACACCATCCCAACGGTTGCTGCAATACTTCTCCTGTTTTCGCTGCTCATGCAGCACAGGTTCCTGGCTCCGATGGAATAGAAAACCAGGGCGCCAAATAGCACTGATGCAACAGGAACCGTCAGATTGTCATCAAGACGTGTGCTGATCGGGAGTGACTCCACAACTGCTGCAACCAGGGATATGATACCGAAGGCAGCGACCATGGTCCAGCTCTTCTCAACAAACCCAAAAATGTTGAAGTAGCACATGAACCTGGGTTCATATACACATATCACAACACATGTATAGCAGTTTCATGTTCAGGTTATGTATGCAGAGTCTTCAGGTTTCAGCAATAGTGTTGAATAGAAAAAGGTATACCAGATAGACTGTTTACTTACAGCACTGATGCGATAAAACCTGCCAAGAACATGGCAATGCTTCCAGCATATGATTTTTCACGGTTGTGAGGGAGCTTCACATGCCCGAATCGTCTCCCAAATATGTCAGCAACGCCTGAAAGAAACAGCATGCTGGATTCAGGTTTCACCTGAAGAAAGAAAGAGGCAGTTGTGGCTACAGAGCAATCTCTTCTGCTACTAACTAACAGGCATTCAGGCACA
Proteins encoded in this region:
- the LOC136504287 gene encoding uncharacterized protein yields the protein MPKSKRNRPVTLSKTKKKPGLERKGKVVAEIKDAIDKYSSVYVFTYDNMRNQKLKDLREQLKSSSRIFLAGKKVMQIALGRSPADEAKTGLHKLSKFLQGDSGLFFTNLPRDDVGRMFREFEEHDFARTGSTATETVELKEGPLEQFTHEMEPFLRKQGLPVRLNKGVVELVADHVVCEEGKPLSPEAAQTLRLLGIQMATFRLYLVCRWSCDEFEVYKEGLMHLGADDSS